In the genome of Pelagibacterium nitratireducens, one region contains:
- a CDS encoding adenylosuccinate synthase has product MANVVVVGSQWGDEGKGKIVDWLSERADVVVRYQGGHNAGHTLVIDGVSYKLSLLPSGLVRGKFSVIGNGVVVDPHHFVAEVAKIAGQGISVTPEVLRIAENAPLILSLHRELDALREDSNSGLKIGTTRRGIGPAYEDKVGRRAIRVCDLAEPETLMDKIERLLTHHNALRRGMGAVEISAQAIHDELMAVASDILPFMDRVWELLDERRKRGERILFEGAQGALLDNDHGTYPFVTSSNTVAGQAAPGSGLGPAAIDYVLGITKAYTTRVGEGPFPSEQDNEIGQFLGEKGHEFGVVTGRKRRCGWFDAVIVRQTVRTSGIHGIALTKLDVLDGLDEIQVCVGYELDGQKIDYLPASMGAQSRVKPIYETLDGWKETTAGARSWAELPAQAIKYVRRIEELIGASVAMLSTSPEREDTILVQDPFQD; this is encoded by the coding sequence CGAAGGCAAGGGCAAGATCGTTGACTGGCTTTCCGAGCGTGCCGACGTTGTGGTGCGCTATCAGGGCGGACACAATGCCGGCCATACGCTGGTCATCGACGGGGTGAGCTACAAGCTTTCGCTGCTGCCCTCAGGGTTGGTGCGCGGCAAGTTTTCGGTGATCGGCAATGGCGTCGTTGTCGATCCGCATCATTTCGTTGCCGAGGTCGCAAAGATTGCCGGACAGGGGATTTCGGTGACGCCGGAGGTTTTGCGCATCGCCGAGAACGCACCGTTGATCCTTTCGCTGCACCGCGAACTCGACGCGCTGCGCGAGGATTCCAATTCCGGGCTCAAGATCGGCACGACACGGCGCGGGATCGGGCCGGCCTATGAGGACAAGGTGGGCCGCCGGGCGATCCGGGTTTGCGACCTGGCCGAACCCGAAACGCTTATGGACAAGATCGAGCGGCTCCTGACCCACCACAACGCGCTGCGGCGCGGCATGGGGGCTGTCGAGATTTCGGCGCAGGCAATCCATGATGAACTGATGGCGGTGGCCTCCGACATCCTGCCGTTCATGGATCGGGTGTGGGAGCTGCTCGACGAGCGGCGCAAGCGCGGCGAGCGCATTCTGTTCGAGGGTGCGCAGGGCGCTCTGCTCGACAATGATCACGGCACCTATCCGTTCGTCACATCCTCGAACACGGTGGCCGGGCAGGCGGCGCCCGGCTCGGGACTGGGGCCGGCGGCAATCGATTATGTGCTCGGGATCACCAAGGCCTATACGACCCGGGTCGGCGAAGGTCCGTTCCCCAGCGAGCAGGACAACGAGATCGGCCAGTTCCTCGGCGAGAAGGGGCACGAGTTCGGGGTTGTGACCGGACGCAAGCGGCGTTGCGGGTGGTTTGACGCGGTGATCGTGCGCCAGACAGTGCGCACTTCGGGCATTCACGGCATCGCGCTGACCAAGCTCGACGTGCTCGATGGGCTGGACGAAATTCAGGTCTGCGTGGGGTATGAGCTCGACGGGCAGAAAATAGATTATCTGCCCGCCTCAATGGGGGCACAAAGTCGAGTCAAGCCAATTTATGAAACGCTTGATGGCTGGAAAGAAACGACCGCAGGCGCCCGCAGTTGGGCCGAATTGCCCGCTCAGGCGATCAAATATGTGCGGCGTATCGAGGAGCTGATCGGCGCGAGTGTGGCCATGCTCTCCACAAGCCCTGAACGCGAAGACACGATTTTGGTCCAGGACCCGTTTCAAGATTGA
- a CDS encoding ATP-binding cassette domain-containing protein, with product MLEIDRLTFSYDGGDTGFAFDMRIGPGEIAGLVGPSGAGKSTLFDLIAGFLEPISGDIALSGRSILGQPPEDRPVSILFQSDNLFDHLSTGANVALGLGSAARATDERVTEALAQMGLSAMIGRRAAQLSGGQKQRVALARTLLRNRPVLLLDEPFTGLDNQTAAPIRDLVRHMVRANNWHAIVVSHQSQDIETMADSTYRIENGRTKLI from the coding sequence ATGCTCGAAATTGACCGGCTGACCTTCAGCTATGACGGCGGCGACACCGGCTTTGCCTTCGACATGCGTATCGGACCCGGCGAGATCGCCGGTCTGGTCGGCCCTTCGGGCGCCGGCAAATCGACCCTGTTCGACCTGATCGCCGGCTTTCTCGAACCGATCTCGGGCGATATTGCGCTTTCCGGCCGCTCGATATTGGGCCAGCCGCCCGAAGACCGGCCTGTTTCCATCCTGTTTCAATCGGACAATCTGTTCGACCACCTCTCCACCGGCGCCAACGTTGCGCTGGGCCTGGGCAGCGCCGCCAGGGCGACAGACGAAAGGGTGACCGAAGCCCTCGCCCAGATGGGCCTTTCGGCCATGATCGGGCGTCGTGCCGCGCAACTTTCGGGCGGCCAGAAGCAACGCGTCGCGCTGGCCCGCACCCTTTTGCGCAACCGGCCCGTCCTGCTGCTCGATGAACCCTTTACCGGCCTGGACAACCAAACCGCCGCCCCCATCCGCGATCTTGTCCGGCATATGGTGCGCGCCAACAATTGGCACGCCATCGTGGTTTCCCATCAGTCCCAAGACATAGAAACCATGGCCGACAGCACATACCGGATCGAAAACGGCCGCACGAAATTGATCTGA
- the thiB gene encoding thiamine ABC transporter substrate binding subunit: MRKLMIASVRTSLCAVVLGALALPAIAQDNPTLTVYTYDAFAADWGPGPALKQGFEAQCECTLDFVSANDSISALRRAQLEGDATDADIILGLDTATIGEGKATGLFTEHQLDLPDFDIPLEWTDDVFVPFDYGYFAFVYDSQSLSTPPTSFEELIALPDDFKIVIQDPRSSTPGLGLILWIKALYGEGAVDIWEGLAPHVLTVTSGWSESYDLFLSGEADMVLSYTTSPAYHLIAEDEDRYRAARFDAGHYTQIEVAGILASSPNQELARDFLAYLVTPEGQAPLPETNWMYPVLEPQGGLNPGFAEMIDPQPALLLDAEEVTANTRAWIEEAFSTLR; encoded by the coding sequence ATGAGGAAACTCATGATCGCTTCCGTAAGGACGAGCCTGTGCGCGGTTGTGCTCGGAGCGCTCGCGCTCCCGGCCATCGCCCAGGACAATCCAACGCTCACCGTTTACACCTACGACGCCTTTGCCGCCGATTGGGGCCCCGGCCCTGCGCTCAAGCAAGGCTTTGAGGCCCAGTGTGAGTGCACACTCGATTTCGTTTCGGCCAATGATTCAATCTCGGCCCTGCGCCGCGCCCAGCTTGAGGGCGATGCGACTGATGCCGACATCATTTTAGGGCTCGATACCGCCACCATCGGAGAAGGCAAGGCGACCGGCCTGTTCACCGAGCACCAGCTCGACCTTCCCGATTTCGACATCCCGCTCGAATGGACCGACGATGTCTTTGTCCCCTTCGACTACGGCTATTTCGCCTTTGTCTACGACAGCCAGTCCCTCTCGACACCGCCCACAAGCTTTGAGGAACTGATCGCGTTGCCCGACGATTTCAAGATCGTCATTCAGGATCCCCGCTCGTCCACCCCCGGGCTTGGCCTGATCCTTTGGATCAAGGCGCTTTATGGCGAGGGGGCCGTCGATATCTGGGAGGGCCTCGCGCCGCACGTTCTTACGGTCACCAGCGGCTGGTCGGAATCCTACGACCTGTTCCTCTCGGGAGAAGCCGATATGGTGCTCTCCTACACCACCTCACCCGCCTATCACCTCATTGCCGAGGATGAAGACCGCTATCGCGCCGCCAGGTTCGACGCGGGCCATTACACCCAGATCGAAGTCGCCGGCATCCTGGCCTCCAGCCCCAATCAGGAGCTGGCCCGCGACTTCCTCGCCTATCTCGTTACCCCCGAGGGGCAGGCTCCGTTGCCCGAAACCAACTGGATGTATCCAGTGCTCGAACCCCAAGGCGGGCTCAATCCCGGCTTTGCCGAAATGATCGATCCCCAACCCGCGCTTCTGCTCGACGCCGAGGAGGTCACCGCCAACACCCGGGCGTGGATCGAGGAAGCCTTTTCGACGCTGAGGTAA
- a CDS encoding thiamine diphosphokinase, with translation MVFEGPLLIVGGGEVDPGMLAALAKQAAGLVGADRGGDILMAAGLVPDAVIGDMDSVSDRTRFPAETRILALSEQDTTDFEKCLYSTRAPVTLALGMTGGRFDHTLAALHAVARHAAERRIILIDGYDLALGVSGSIRFEIDVGARVSVYPLGRTRFARSLGLRYGLDGLELVQGKTIGTSNRAEAREICIEVDSAGDDPWLLILERDNLKSFI, from the coding sequence ATGGTGTTCGAAGGTCCTTTGCTGATCGTTGGCGGAGGAGAGGTCGACCCCGGCATGCTGGCCGCGCTGGCCAAACAGGCTGCGGGGCTGGTGGGCGCTGACAGGGGCGGGGACATATTGATGGCGGCGGGGCTGGTGCCCGATGCCGTGATCGGGGACATGGACTCGGTTTCCGACCGGACACGGTTTCCGGCTGAAACCAGGATCCTGGCATTGTCCGAACAGGACACCACCGATTTCGAGAAATGTCTCTATTCGACGCGCGCGCCGGTGACGCTGGCGCTGGGAATGACCGGCGGGCGGTTCGATCACACGCTGGCGGCGCTGCATGCGGTTGCACGTCATGCGGCCGAGCGGCGGATCATCTTGATAGACGGATACGACCTGGCGCTGGGCGTTTCCGGTTCGATCCGGTTTGAGATCGATGTCGGCGCGCGCGTTTCGGTCTATCCGCTCGGACGGACCCGCTTTGCCCGTTCGTTGGGGTTGCGCTATGGGCTCGATGGTCTGGAACTGGTTCAGGGGAAAACGATCGGCACTTCAAACCGTGCGGAGGCGCGGGAGATCTGCATCGAGGTGGACAGCGCCGGGGACGACCCGTGGCTGCTCATATTGGAGCGCGATAATTTAAAGTCGTTTATTTGA
- a CDS encoding hemolysin family protein, with the protein MIDIAIVAGLILLNGVFALSELAIVSASKPLLRSMAERGQPGASAAVKLAENPGRFLSTVQIGITLIGIVAGAFSGATLGGVLVRILIDTGLPGPVASALGYGGVVAIITYLSVVVGELVPKQLALRNPERVACIIARPMQILSRIAAPAVWLLDASTRLVLRMLGRSDTGEDLVTEEEIKSMVAEAAETGVIERDEKRMIAGVLRLSDRSARSIMTPRTDVEMLDFDDDFETIRAKLTQARHSRLPVSSGEFDNIIGVLVVRDYLAAQPADHAALRKLLRKPQIVPDTVGALDVLDLLRRADFPLALVLDEYGHFDGLVTPTDLLEAIAGVFRSDLEDGETDEAVQREDGSWLLAGSLMIDDLSDRLGLTLPAHRDYQTLAGFVIDHLQHIPKTGEVLEAGNWRLEVVDMDGHRVDKVLASPMIGR; encoded by the coding sequence ATGATCGATATTGCTATCGTTGCAGGTCTGATCCTGCTCAATGGCGTCTTCGCACTGTCCGAACTCGCCATCGTGTCCGCAAGCAAACCGCTACTGCGATCAATGGCCGAACGGGGCCAGCCCGGCGCTTCGGCAGCCGTGAAACTGGCTGAAAACCCCGGCCGCTTTCTCTCCACGGTCCAGATCGGCATTACCCTGATCGGCATCGTGGCGGGTGCGTTTTCCGGCGCCACGCTCGGCGGGGTGCTCGTTAGGATTCTCATCGATACGGGTCTGCCAGGCCCGGTTGCCTCGGCCCTGGGGTATGGTGGCGTGGTTGCCATCATCACCTACCTCTCCGTGGTCGTGGGCGAACTGGTTCCCAAACAGCTTGCCCTGCGCAACCCGGAACGGGTGGCATGTATTATCGCCCGGCCCATGCAGATCCTTTCCCGGATCGCCGCGCCGGCGGTCTGGCTCCTTGATGCGTCGACACGACTGGTCCTGCGAATGCTCGGCCGCAGCGATACCGGAGAAGACCTCGTCACCGAGGAAGAGATCAAATCCATGGTCGCCGAGGCCGCAGAAACCGGTGTCATCGAGCGCGACGAAAAGCGCATGATTGCCGGCGTGTTGCGTCTCTCGGACCGCAGTGCCCGCTCCATCATGACCCCGCGCACCGATGTCGAGATGCTCGACTTCGACGATGATTTCGAGACAATTCGCGCAAAACTGACCCAGGCCCGTCATTCGCGCCTGCCGGTTTCGAGCGGTGAGTTCGACAACATCATCGGCGTTCTCGTCGTGCGCGATTATCTTGCCGCCCAACCCGCCGACCATGCAGCGCTGCGGAAATTGTTGCGCAAACCCCAGATCGTTCCCGACACTGTAGGCGCCCTCGACGTGCTCGACCTGCTGCGCCGCGCCGATTTCCCCCTTGCATTGGTCCTTGACGAATATGGTCATTTCGATGGCCTGGTAACGCCCACCGACCTGCTCGAAGCTATCGCCGGCGTGTTCCGCTCCGACCTCGAAGACGGTGAAACCGACGAGGCCGTCCAGCGCGAAGACGGCTCGTGGCTTCTGGCCGGCAGCCTGATGATCGATGATCTGTCCGACCGCCTCGGCCTGACCCTGCCCGCGCATCGTGACTATCAGACGCTTGCTGGCTTTGTCATCGATCACCTCCAGCATATTCCCAAAACCGGCGAGGTGCTCGAAGCAGGAAACTGGCGGCTTGAAGTGGTCGATATGGACGGTCATCGGGTCGACAAGGTTCTCGCATCGCCGATGATCGGCCGCTAA
- the rpoH gene encoding RNA polymerase sigma factor RpoH — MAQSNLPVLSSEDGLNRYLQEIRKFPMLHPDEEFMLAKRYKEHSDPQAAQKLITSHLRLVAKIAMGYRGYGLPISEVISEGNVGLMQAVKRFEPDKGFRLATYAMWWIRASIQEYVLRSWSLVKIGTTAAQKRLFFNLRRLKGQIAALDDGSLHPDQIKQIATTLNVTEDDVVSMNQRLTGDASLNAPMRADEGTSQWQDWLIDDVPDQEEVLGQSQEYDERMGLLEGAMEVLNDREKAIFKARRLQESPSTLEELAQEYDVSRERIRQIEVRAFEKVQDAVKEAARSQAAH; from the coding sequence ATGGCCCAATCCAATCTTCCTGTCTTGAGTTCCGAAGACGGCCTCAATCGCTATTTGCAGGAAATCCGCAAGTTTCCCATGCTTCACCCTGACGAGGAGTTCATGCTCGCCAAGCGGTACAAGGAGCATTCCGATCCCCAGGCGGCCCAGAAACTCATTACGTCCCATCTGCGGCTCGTGGCCAAGATCGCCATGGGCTATCGCGGCTATGGCCTGCCTATTTCCGAAGTGATCTCGGAGGGCAATGTCGGCCTTATGCAGGCGGTCAAGCGTTTCGAGCCCGACAAGGGCTTCCGTCTGGCCACCTATGCCATGTGGTGGATCCGCGCCTCGATCCAGGAATATGTCCTGCGCTCGTGGTCTCTGGTCAAGATCGGCACCACCGCCGCCCAGAAGCGTCTGTTCTTCAACCTGCGTCGGCTCAAGGGCCAGATTGCCGCGCTCGACGACGGCAGCCTCCATCCCGACCAGATCAAGCAGATCGCCACGACCCTCAACGTGACCGAGGACGATGTGGTCTCGATGAACCAGCGCCTCACCGGCGATGCCTCGCTCAACGCGCCCATGCGCGCCGACGAAGGCACCAGCCAATGGCAGGACTGGCTGATCGACGATGTGCCCGATCAGGAAGAAGTGCTGGGCCAGAGCCAGGAATATGACGAACGCATGGGGCTTCTCGAAGGCGCCATGGAAGTTCTCAACGACCGCGAAAAGGCGATCTTTAAGGCCCGCCGCCTGCAGGAAAGCCCCTCAACGCTCGAAGAACTGGCCCAGGAATACGACGTCTCACGCGAGCGGATCCGCCAGATCGAGGTCCGCGCTTTTGAAAAGGTGCAGGACGCCGTCAAGGAAGCCGCACGGAGCCAGGCCGCGCATTGA
- a CDS encoding RluA family pseudouridine synthase, giving the protein MAGSQLQQDRHDATVLEPEAGTRLDAFLAARFPLFSRNRIKDLILLGAVSVDGTTNDVPKYRVRTGESITLAAPEPVEAEPQPQDIALNILFEDQYLIVIDKPAGMVVHPAPGNEDGTLVNALIHHCGDSLRGIGGVKRPGIVHRLDKDTSGVMVAAKTEQAHNGLAAQFADHGRTGPLERAYTAFVWGIPNPLVGTVETMIGRDPHNRLKQSVLPREGREAITHFRVEGRFNDQKWSIAQVKCQLETGRTHQIRVHMAHIGHPLIGDGVYGSAFATKINTVPQDIGHTIKSLNRQALHAAILGFAHPVTGQTLRFESPLPPELADLATKLAPYAL; this is encoded by the coding sequence ATGGCGGGCAGTCAGCTCCAACAGGATAGGCACGACGCCACCGTCCTCGAACCTGAGGCCGGAACGCGGCTCGATGCATTTCTGGCGGCCCGTTTCCCCCTGTTTTCCCGCAACCGCATCAAGGACTTGATCCTTTTGGGCGCGGTCAGCGTGGATGGGACGACCAACGATGTGCCCAAATATCGCGTCAGGACCGGCGAGTCCATCACTCTCGCCGCCCCCGAGCCCGTCGAGGCCGAACCCCAACCCCAGGATATCGCACTCAATATCCTGTTCGAGGACCAATATCTCATCGTGATCGACAAGCCCGCCGGCATGGTGGTCCATCCCGCACCGGGCAATGAGGACGGCACGCTGGTCAACGCCCTCATCCACCATTGCGGCGACAGCCTGCGCGGCATCGGCGGGGTCAAGCGCCCCGGGATCGTTCACAGGCTCGACAAGGACACCTCGGGCGTCATGGTCGCCGCCAAGACCGAGCAGGCCCATAACGGGCTCGCCGCCCAGTTCGCCGACCATGGCCGCACCGGTCCTCTCGAGCGTGCCTACACCGCCTTTGTGTGGGGCATCCCCAACCCGCTGGTCGGCACTGTCGAAACCATGATCGGGCGCGACCCTCACAACCGCCTCAAGCAATCGGTCCTGCCGCGCGAAGGCCGCGAGGCCATCACCCATTTTCGCGTCGAGGGCCGCTTCAATGACCAAAAATGGTCCATCGCCCAGGTCAAATGCCAGCTCGAAACCGGCCGCACCCATCAGATCCGCGTGCACATGGCCCATATCGGCCATCCTCTGATCGGCGACGGGGTTTACGGGTCGGCATTTGCAACAAAGATCAATACGGTGCCCCAGGATATCGGGCACACCATCAAGTCCTTGAACCGGCAGGCCCTTCACGCCGCGATCCTTGGCTTTGCCCATCCCGTGACCGGCCAGACCCTCAGGTTTGAAAGCCCACTTCCCCCCGAGCTTGCCGACCTCGCAACTAAGCTCGCCCCCTATGCATTATAG
- a CDS encoding DUF6476 family protein, whose protein sequence is MTDPQTNFDKDEPLSPEAEAVMAKARRRAGLSMLVMMVGFMAVVLAVVYRLATMGSDVTDQYALQSIALPEGAQVISAQVQDGLVTVTYGAESGQAIRIFDGETGEMVREIAVVGE, encoded by the coding sequence ATGACCGATCCTCAAACCAATTTCGACAAGGACGAGCCCCTGAGCCCGGAGGCCGAGGCGGTGATGGCAAAAGCCCGCCGGCGGGCGGGATTGTCCATGCTCGTCATGATGGTGGGGTTTATGGCGGTTGTACTGGCGGTTGTCTATCGTCTGGCCACCATGGGAAGTGATGTGACCGACCAGTATGCACTGCAATCGATCGCCTTGCCCGAAGGGGCGCAGGTGATTTCGGCACAGGTGCAGGACGGGCTGGTGACGGTCACTTACGGCGCGGAAAGCGGGCAGGCGATCCGGATTTTCGATGGGGAAACCGGAGAAATGGTGCGCGAGATCGCGGTGGTGGGCGAGTAG
- a CDS encoding L-serine ammonia-lyase encodes MFVSVFDVFKVSVGPSSSHTMGPMLAAARFLDTIRTVEALEAARLQITLYGSLAFTGVGHGTNAAVLAGCLGFEPETYDRGKVDTALAELATRRTIEPAPGRTIALDPEADLIIDRKTRLETHPNGMRFALLDAGKKIVAEETYFSIGGGFVKTLAEIEAGDMPATPADDVPFPFANADQMLEMGAAANLSIAEMKRRNECARLDGEAFSERLIGIWDVMDACITRGLDATGELPGGLKVKRRARAIFENLSGKAGANDMPLHSAIDWLSAYAMAVNEENAAGGQVVTAPTNGAAGVFPAVLRYYISHVPGATREKIPEMLLVGAAIGGLIKYNASISGAEVGCQGEVGSASAMAAAALCSALGGTNAQIENAAEIALEHHLGMTCDPIKGLVQVPCIERNGLGAVKAVAAASLAMQGDGSHIVPLDACIETMRQTGKDMDERYKETSLGGLSVAVPDC; translated from the coding sequence ATGTTCGTCTCGGTGTTTGACGTGTTCAAGGTCAGCGTCGGGCCCTCATCGTCCCACACCATGGGACCGATGCTCGCCGCCGCCCGTTTTCTCGATACGATCCGCACCGTCGAAGCGCTCGAAGCTGCGCGCCTGCAAATCACCCTTTACGGCTCGCTCGCCTTCACCGGCGTCGGCCATGGCACCAATGCCGCCGTCCTTGCCGGTTGCCTCGGTTTCGAACCCGAAACCTACGACAGAGGCAAAGTCGATACCGCGCTTGCCGAACTCGCCACCCGCAGGACCATTGAACCCGCTCCCGGACGAACCATCGCGCTCGATCCTGAGGCGGACCTGATTATCGACCGCAAGACACGCCTTGAAACCCACCCAAACGGCATGCGCTTCGCCCTGCTCGATGCCGGTAAAAAGATCGTCGCCGAGGAAACCTATTTCTCTATCGGCGGCGGCTTTGTCAAAACGCTCGCCGAAATCGAGGCTGGCGATATGCCGGCCACCCCGGCCGACGACGTCCCCTTCCCCTTTGCCAATGCCGATCAGATGCTCGAGATGGGCGCTGCCGCCAATCTCTCGATCGCCGAAATGAAGCGCCGCAACGAATGCGCACGGCTCGACGGTGAGGCCTTCTCAGAACGCCTCATCGGCATCTGGGACGTCATGGACGCCTGCATTACCCGCGGCCTCGACGCCACTGGCGAACTTCCCGGCGGCCTCAAGGTCAAGCGCCGCGCCCGTGCCATTTTCGAAAACCTTTCCGGCAAGGCCGGCGCCAACGACATGCCGCTCCATTCGGCCATCGACTGGCTTTCGGCCTACGCAATGGCGGTCAACGAGGAAAACGCCGCCGGCGGCCAGGTCGTAACCGCCCCCACCAATGGCGCGGCGGGCGTTTTCCCCGCCGTCCTGCGCTACTATATCTCCCATGTGCCAGGCGCCACGCGCGAAAAAATCCCCGAAATGCTGCTGGTTGGTGCGGCCATTGGCGGTCTCATCAAATACAACGCCTCGATCTCGGGCGCCGAAGTGGGCTGCCAGGGCGAAGTGGGCTCCGCCTCGGCCATGGCCGCTGCCGCTCTCTGTTCAGCGCTCGGCGGCACCAACGCCCAGATCGAAAACGCCGCCGAAATCGCTCTCGAACACCATCTGGGCATGACCTGCGACCCCATAAAGGGCCTCGTCCAGGTCCCCTGCATCGAGCGCAACGGACTTGGCGCGGTGAAAGCCGTCGCCGCCGCGTCCCTTGCCATGCAGGGCGACGGCAGCCACATCGTACCCCTCGACGCCTGCATCGAAACCATGCGCCAGACCGGCAAGGACATGGACGAACGCTACAAGGAAACCTCGCTCGGCGGACTGAGCGTCGCCGTACCCGATTGCTAG
- a CDS encoding MmcQ/YjbR family DNA-binding protein, which translates to MDFDDVFAIASTFPGVVRSTSYGTPAIKLGTKFLLREREPGILALQRPSIDERDMLIEADPDLFFITDHYRDYPYVLIRMDRLEPDHFRALFETIWREKATKAQISAYNR; encoded by the coding sequence ATGGATTTCGATGACGTCTTTGCAATTGCCTCAACCTTCCCCGGCGTCGTTCGATCGACCAGCTACGGCACACCTGCGATCAAGCTCGGCACCAAATTCCTGCTCCGCGAGCGCGAACCGGGAATTCTCGCCCTTCAGCGCCCCTCGATCGACGAACGCGACATGTTGATCGAAGCCGATCCCGACCTTTTCTTCATCACCGATCATTATCGCGACTATCCCTACGTCCTGATCCGCATGGATCGCCTTGAGCCCGACCATTTCCGCGCCCTCTTTGAAACGATTTGGCGCGAAAAGGCGACCAAAGCACAGATTTCGGCCTATAATCGCTGA
- the fliJ gene encoding flagellar export protein FliJ, translating to MKSKSASLIRLKKFQVDEKRRQVLQIETMVADFERMAAELDQQIDIEHKKTGISDVAHFAYSTFAKAAITRRDNLLTSAGDMKGKLEAAQDELAEAIEDLKKVELLDAREHQREKDEQQKREQAEFDEIGRLRYRR from the coding sequence ATGAAGTCCAAGAGCGCGAGCCTGATCCGACTCAAGAAGTTTCAGGTGGACGAGAAGCGCCGTCAGGTCCTCCAGATCGAGACCATGGTCGCCGATTTCGAGCGCATGGCCGCCGAACTCGACCAGCAGATCGATATCGAGCACAAAAAGACCGGCATTTCCGATGTCGCCCATTTCGCCTATTCGACATTCGCCAAGGCTGCCATCACCCGCCGCGACAATCTCTTGACCTCGGCCGGGGACATGAAGGGCAAGCTCGAAGCTGCCCAGGACGAACTCGCCGAAGCCATCGAAGACCTCAAAAAGGTCGAACTGCTCGATGCGCGCGAACACCAGCGCGAAAAAGACGAGCAGCAAAAGCGCGAACAGGCAGAATTCGACGAAATCGGGCGCCTGCGCTACCGCCGCTAA
- the fliI gene encoding flagellar protein export ATPase FliI, producing the protein MQSLISDIEAIDEIEVFGRVKTVQGLLIEVVGPVRELRVGGRVTIETQTGSNLACEIIGFRDGLALCLPFGPVEGVRLGCKAVFAGHDGAAYPDTSWLGRVLNAEARPIDGGAPLMRGAAPYALRNLPLPAHERARVGGPIDLGVRCLNTFTTCCDGQRMGIFAGSGVGKSVLMSMLARNTDVDVSIIGLIGERGREVQEFITEQLGEEGMKKAIVVVATSDESALMRRQAAYLTLTLAEYFRDQGKRVLCMMDSLTRFAMAQREIGLATGEPPTAKGYPPTVFTELPRLLERAGPGLVNSGSVTGLFTVLVEGDDHNEPIADAVRGILDGHIVMERSIAERGRYPAVNVLRSVSRTMPGCVPEEFRPTLSKARELMSVYADMEELIRLGAYRKGSDPKVDRAIALSPALEAFLSQRSDERTNIADGYNLLATILGTAAAGDTA; encoded by the coding sequence GTGCAGTCCCTGATCTCCGACATTGAAGCGATCGATGAGATCGAGGTCTTCGGACGCGTCAAGACGGTTCAGGGACTTCTGATCGAAGTCGTTGGCCCGGTGCGCGAATTGCGCGTCGGAGGCCGCGTGACCATCGAAACCCAGACCGGCTCCAACCTGGCCTGCGAAATCATCGGTTTTCGCGATGGGCTGGCACTCTGCCTGCCCTTCGGCCCTGTCGAGGGCGTAAGGCTCGGCTGCAAGGCGGTGTTTGCCGGCCATGACGGCGCCGCCTATCCTGACACCTCCTGGCTCGGTCGCGTCCTCAACGCCGAAGCCAGACCCATCGATGGTGGAGCGCCCCTGATGCGCGGCGCCGCGCCCTACGCGCTGCGCAACCTCCCCCTGCCCGCCCATGAGCGCGCCCGCGTCGGTGGCCCCATCGATCTGGGCGTGAGGTGCCTCAACACCTTCACCACCTGCTGTGACGGCCAGCGCATGGGAATCTTTGCCGGCTCGGGCGTCGGCAAATCGGTTCTCATGAGCATGCTGGCCCGTAACACCGACGTGGACGTCTCGATCATCGGGTTGATCGGCGAGCGCGGCCGCGAGGTCCAGGAATTCATCACAGAACAGCTCGGCGAAGAGGGCATGAAAAAGGCCATCGTCGTCGTCGCGACCTCCGATGAATCCGCCCTCATGCGCCGTCAGGCCGCCTATCTCACCCTCACCCTGGCCGAATATTTCCGCGACCAGGGCAAGCGCGTCCTGTGCATGATGGACAGCCTCACCCGCTTTGCCATGGCCCAGCGCGAGATCGGCCTTGCGACGGGCGAACCGCCCACCGCCAAGGGCTACCCGCCAACCGTCTTCACAGAATTGCCACGTTTGTTGGAACGCGCCGGTCCCGGCCTGGTTAATTCGGGCTCTGTTACCGGTCTATTTACCGTTTTGGTAGAAGGTGACGATCACAACGAGCCCATTGCGGACGCCGTGCGCGGCATTCTCGATGGTCACATTGTGATGGAGCGATCCATTGCCGAACGGGGACGCTATCCTGCCGTCAATGTTCTTCGCTCCGTCTCGCGCACCATGCCCGGATGCGTGCCGGAAGAGTTCCGGCCCACTTTGAGCAAGGCGCGCGAACTGATGTCGGTTTACGCCGACATGGAGGAACTGATCCGGCTGGGGGCTTACCGGAAAGGATCGGATCCCAAGGTTGACCGCGCCATCGCGCTCAGCCCGGCGCTGGAGGCGTTTTTGAGCCAGCGATCGGACGAGCGGACCAATATCGCCGACGGCTACAATCTGCTGGCGACGATTCTGGGAACGGCGGCGGCGGGGGATACGGCTTGA